tttccaatCCAAACCTTATATATCCAAAATCACTTAGAAACATAAAGGATGAGTACAACAAATTGCAGATTTTATGAAAACAAGTATCCAGAAGTGGATGAAGTTGTTATGGTCAACGTCCAGGAAATTGCCGAGATGGGTGCATACGTGAAGTTGTTAGAATATGACAATATCGAAGGGATGGTGTTATTATCGGAATTGTCGAGAAGACGTATTCGTTCTATCCAAAAATTGATCCGTGTCGGTAAGAACGAAGTGGCCGTAGTATTGAGAGTTGACAAGGAAAAGGGATACATTGATTTGTCCAAAAAAGTTGTTTCAGCTGAAGATATAGTGAAGTGTGATGAAAgatataataaatcaaaagcTGTCCACTCCATCTTGAGACATTGTGCCGAAAAATTTAACATTCCTTTGGAAAGATTATATGAAACCATTGGGTGGCCCTTAAGTAGAAAGTATGGTCATGCGTATGATGCTTTCAAGATATCTATCACCGATCCTTCTGTTTTTGACAGTGTCGATGTACCTTCAAAGGACGTATTGGAAGAATTAAAGTTATACATTTCAAGAAGATTAACACCTCAGGCAATTAACATCAGAGCCGATGTTGATGTCTCGTGTTTTAGTTACGAAGGTATAGATGCTATAAAGGAAGCTTTAAAAGCTGCTGAGAGCGTCTCAACTTCACAAATGCAAGTCAAGGCTAAATTGGTGGCTGCTCCATTGTACTTCATTACTGTTCAAGCCTTGGATAAGAATGAAGGTGTCAAACTTTTAGAAAAAgccattgaaaaaatcaccGAATCAATTGAAGCTAGCGGCGGTAACTGTAAAGTCAGTATGCCTCCAAAGGCTGTTTCGGCTAACGAAGATGCAGAATTAGAACGTATGTTGCAAAGAAGAGAAGCCGAAGACAAAGATTCATCTGACGAGGAAGATGACGCATAATGCATTTTGTACAGTAGATAgggaaaagaaatagaCTAGGCAAGATTGTACACACGAATTTTATTCTTTGTATACTAAaataaagagaaaagaaatacaaaaatcaatgaaaaaaaagactgGCTCATATGTAAATATACACTCCGTACCACTACTCAGACTCAATATCATCTTTCTTGATGATAAGTCTATTTTCATTCGCTCTTTCAATAACATAGGCTGGCAAATTGGCAACCAATTGAGGCGGAACTCTCAACTCTGTGACTGATTCAGGGATAATTACATTGTCAAGACTCTGCAAATCCTGATTGCCACTCAAATCTAAAGTTTTCAAGTGATTTCCAAACTTGACATTTCTAATTAACCGAAGTTCATTGTAAGCTAGACTAAGGTATCGCAAACTAGCAGGAAACTCGAACGATTCAATAGTTTTTATCCCGTGGTACGATAATttcaatgttttcaaatttggcGGCAAAATTACATCCTTTAATGTAGTGATGTGCTTGTCGTTTTCATAAAAGAACGGATCCTGTTCAAAATCTAGAACTTCGATTGTAGCAGGGAACGCtacatttttcaaagtcGTGATAAGATTGACCCCCAAATATAGTTCACGCAATTTGGGAGGGAAAACGACCTTGTTCAAAGTTTTGATGTGGTTTTGATTCAAGtacaaaatttcaatagtGTTTGGCAATTTTAGTGGATTTATGCTATTGATCCCATTTCCActtaaaatcaaatgctTCAAATGCTGGGGTAGTTTCAAACCTCTAGTAGTTGTCATGGACGACTGTAAGTTCAACACTTCTAACAGCTCCGGAAATTTGACACCTGCCATAGATTCATTGGGAATGTTGGAGATGTCCAATAACTGTAGCGACTCAGGAAACTTGACTCCTTTTAAGCTCTCGATTGGATTGAAACAGAGACTGAGTGTCTCTAGGCCACTCGGGAAGTTAACATCTTTTAAGGATTCAATTCGGTTTTGAGAAACATCGAGATCCTTTAACGAAGGAGGGAACTTCACATAGTCTAGGAAATATATCTTGTTTTCGGGAATCTCCAAACTCTTTAAAGTAGGTGGGAaaacaatatcatcaattgagGGCATTGCTCCCTGTCCAGCAGATAACTGCTCAAGTTTTGGCGGCATCTTGAATCCGGCTAAAGTCTCCAAGGCGTACCCACCTCCGatattcaaaatcttcaaaGAGTCTGGTAATTTCACCCCTGGCAAAAATCGAATACTGCTTTCTCCATAGTCTAGGATTTCAAGATTTTCCCAAAAGTCAATGTCCAGTTGAATCTCCTTACCAAGTTTAGCTAGGTCCTCTTTCTCTGTGATATACACTGTATCCATGTCGTACTTGTTTATCACCGAACAATGGACCACTTTACTGGCTCCGGCGTCACGAAGCACCTTCAAGAACTCAGTATACTTTTTCACTTCCGATTTGGTGTACTCTTTCCATTTTTTACCAGGTTCAAAATGAATATGATAAGAAAGGTCCCCAATATCATCGAtcattttttgattgttcttcaagaaatttataaatttttgcaAATTAGCCTTGAATTGGTCATTGTACTCGATGCACATGTGTAAATGCTGAAATTTGACTGATGTTATTGTCGTCTCTTTAAGGAATTTGTCAATAGTTTCTATCTCAATTACAGTTATAAAGTTATTCTCCAACTCTCTTAGCTCTTTTAGGAGCATAATCGTATGATAGTACTTTGGCTTGTCATACAACAATACTAATCTGTTGATTGCTGGTGCAGTAGATTCAGTTGACATTATAACTATGCTTGGTTAAGGGgggatgaaaaaaaaacgaagGCAACAGGGCTagtatatttatttatataatctTTCGTAGCTTGAAAAAGGAGAAAGCTCTTCACCCGGGTTGTAGTTGTTTTTCAGTGTTTCCAGACTTGCCTGAttaaggaaaaaaaaaaaaagcttaCATTCGTGTCCCCTACAAAATGTGAAACTATATAaggttattattattattttgtgtACGcgtttatattttttcgTGACTCTTTGCCAAACAAAGCGGGAAGACACTTCCAAACGGTACTGTTACGCCCGTGTAGTCTGCCAAGTCTGAATCCGTGTGTCCTTCTTTTTCCATCATACGATCACGAGCATTGACGTAACCTCgtattatcaataaagtTGCGGAGCAAACAATAAAACACACTCCTGTAAAAATTGAACAGTTTACATATCTTGTTGGGTCAATTCCCACACCACTGCCTTTTGTGAGCTTCACACCTATGACTGGCGAGAACAAACCGGCAACCCCCATAAAACTCCATATCTGGGAAAAGACAACATTCATTTTCAGAATCCCAAACAACCTGGCCACTACTGGTGCAATCATTCCGTAAATAGCACCCATTATTGCCCCCATTATAAGAGCAAATATGATCACGGTAGCAAGATTTCTTACAGGAATCCACATTGCTAAGCAAAAAATACCAGCAATAAAGTAACCGACCGATGCTACTGTGGCCCCTCCATATTTGTCTGACAACAATCCCATCAATGGCCTGCCTACACACGAGCCAATTTGAATGGTGGCTGAAACA
This genomic stretch from Candida albicans SC5314 chromosome 1, complete sequence harbors:
- the SUI2 gene encoding translation initiation factor eIF2 subunit alpha (Translation initiation factor eIF2, alpha chain; genes encoding ribosomal subunits, translation factors, and tRNA synthetases are downregulated upon phagocytosis by murine macrophage; stationary phase enriched protein), whose amino-acid sequence is MSTTNCRFYENKYPEVDEVVMVNVQEIAEMGAYVKLLEYDNIEGMVLLSELSRRRIRSIQKLIRVGKNEVAVVLRVDKEKGYIDLSKKVVSAEDIVKCDERYNKSKAVHSILRHCAEKFNIPLERLYETIGWPLSRKYGHAYDAFKISITDPSVFDSVDVPSKDVLEELKLYISRRLTPQAINIRADVDVSCFSYEGIDAIKEALKAAESVSTSQMQVKAKLVAAPLYFITVQALDKNEGVKLLEKAIEKITESIEASGGNCKVSMPPKAVSANEDAELERMLQRREAEDKDSSDEEDDA
- a CDS encoding uncharacterized protein (Protein of unknown function; protein newly produced during adaptation to the serum), with protein sequence MSTESTAPAINRLVLLYDKPKYYHTIMLLKELRELENNFITVIEIETIDKFLKETTITSVKFQHLHMCIEYNDQFKANLQKFINFLKNNQKMIDDIGDLSYHIHFEPGKKWKEYTKSEVKKYTEFLKVLRDAGASKVVHCSVINKYDMDTVYITEKEDLAKLGKEIQSDIDFWENLEILDYGESSIRFLPGVKLPDSLKILNIGGGYALETLAGFKMPPKLEQLSAGQGAMPSIDDIVFPPTLKSLEIPENKIYFLDYVKFPPSLKDLDVSQNRIESLKDVNFPSGLETLSLCFNPIESLKGVKFPESLQLLDISNIPNESMAGVKFPESLEVLNLQSSMTTTRGLKLPQHLKHLILSGNGINSINPLKLPNTIEILYLNQNHIKTLNKVVFPPKLRELYLGVNLITTLKNVAFPATIEVLDFEQDPFFYENDKHITTLKDVILPPNLKTLKLSYHGIKTIESFEFPASLRYLSLAYNELRLIRNVKFGNHLKTLDLSGNQDLQSLDNVIIPESVTELRVPPQLVANLPAYVIERANENRLIIKKDDIESE